In a single window of the Desulfobulbaceae bacterium genome:
- a CDS encoding PAS domain-containing protein codes for MKKSNGTETGQRKVTLALQNCERKYDELIKAITDYTYTVIIENGTAVKTTHSSACAGVTGFTSEEYTAQPYLWLDMIHAEDRDAVLKQTADIIAGQESSVIEHRIYHKDGTIRWVQNTIVRHYNADNCLYGYDGLVRDVTARKIVETEKEILIVKLQQSLKEIKTLRGILPLCSYCKKIRDYRGYWEQVDVYIKQYSDADISHSICPDCMKEHYPEEYESLVLKGKIKV; via the coding sequence ATGAAAAAATCTAATGGTACTGAAACAGGCCAAAGGAAAGTAACTTTGGCGCTGCAAAATTGTGAAAGGAAGTACGATGAACTCATTAAAGCGATAACTGACTACACCTACACTGTTATCATTGAAAATGGCACCGCTGTTAAAACGACTCACAGTAGCGCCTGTGCAGGGGTAACCGGATTTACCTCTGAAGAGTATACTGCTCAACCATACCTGTGGCTCGATATGATTCATGCGGAAGACCGAGATGCGGTCTTGAAGCAAACGGCTGACATCATTGCCGGCCAGGAGTCTTCGGTCATTGAACATAGGATATACCATAAAGACGGCACTATTCGCTGGGTTCAAAACACTATTGTCAGGCACTACAATGCTGACAACTGTCTCTATGGATATGATGGGTTGGTTCGGGATGTGACGGCCAGGAAGATAGTTGAAACCGAAAAAGAGATACTCATTGTAAAGCTGCAGCAGTCTTTGAAAGAGATTAAAACGTTGAGGGGAATCTTGCCCCTGTGTTCCTATTGCAAGAAAATTCGAGATTACCGGGGCTATTGGGAGCAGGTTGATGTCTATATAAAACAATATTCAGACGCAGATATCAGCCACAGTATCTGCCCGGATTGTATGAAAGAACATTATCCTGAAGAGTATGAATCGCTTGTGTTAAAGGGTAAAATAAAGGTTTGA